The sequence aggagtacctcaacaaacaacaactccacgaagctcggtggactgagcaggcggcgaggagttgtcgcatgatctcgtcgagagaatgcattggtggatgcattgcgagatcaagtggggagcgacctaaaggaacttatgaaggtacacttggagtcgatgtggagatcggactcaagggagggcagacccgtggaatggtgggcgtgagggccaccatcgactcaatgcaaaaacgaggagcggaacaacttgggtgtaacttggcgaagtacccaagccgcatgaagggagccagcatagaagttggaacatggagcagaggcacagtactttccttagacagaggtcaaggacatgaactcttgcagaggcaagagtaggatcatgttgttccatgggtccttctttctgacggagcggactcatcttgcatggtgccaaagacgaagggagcttcgcggcacatgcaccttaactcggagaagcatttgatggaggaactaaggcgactcaattgcggaggcgaagttgggttcagaagggccttagcacggggcaagaggacgcagaggcgggtacttttgaagaatatgccacagtgttgccatttgagttgctatgaaggaagccgtgcgcagcggagatggtgctggtaggggcagaggcccaggatccagacaatggtgcacagattacagtgaagtcggtggacttcgagagctactaggcgacggactgtcctagagcggtgcttcatctaggtgtgacccaggagtgggtggatgaagatcgattgccagaggagtgaacaaaatcgaaggtggaagggaccctacgatggattggcagaggccacacatggagggttcacaattcgagtttattccacaaggatcagaatgcaatggagatgtcaccaggcggcgacatggtgcagcggatcgtggtggaacagttcgtggcaatgcgatacacacaatccgtcccgtgagggatgagatcatatggaggtatgatcgggagctactgggagctccgctttggtgaacaacacgacagcaggaagggctatggattcaaggagttaaggccatggtaccgcagaggcgggtcttccgggcgtgcaccgaattttgcatcggatgaaaaccttggtcatcagcatatgggggctgggttccaccaagggaaaagttcgaatgcaagtaccagtgagttccatgggagggacttgatcatgcagaggtatgatcgaagcaactggagagttggactgctccaaagctcatattcgcttaagggagcccgacaagtcagaggacaaggtcgagtaagcgaacgttgctaccaaggaagctaaggagaacagaatcggtgcaaactctacaacgtgatggcagaggccatgcatgggagttgcagtctgtctttccatcgaccaaacggactgcttggagaacacagaggtgttgaagcagggggtcgaaaggggcgaggaagcgacgacgagtccagagggacttagctacccaaaatcaagcatcagttagaatggaggtggactcaaaggagtgccacggagacatctctactgattgtgaagaaaagggatacagaggcgaggcgacggatagtagggccatgggcatggcagcgccatggtaccgcagaggcgggacttccgtgcaagtcattgatcccttgctctcatggagggagagcgcttggtcgtgaaaggggccgaggaggtggagcatgcagaggcaatctccaagtaccgagacaaggctgaagggcagaggccaagaaacttcgtaagaccggtgtcaacaagtttctcctcaagatagccgtaagtgaaggacttcgggtcatgcaagagtgcacgaccaaggaacgaagcaggcagtacgcggtgttgtacctttgctactcagtggagtaggcggcagggttgatggagaagacggtacaatcccagaggcgacctcatctatcagagaattactctaagttggggtgaaaacttcccgcattccagaagttcgatggcattgagaaggtgaatcacagtagctaactcaacgcaaggagtgcaaacacttcaagtgcttcagaagtgtgagcaaagagcaggcgaaggccagtaaccagctcgatgtatgaagtacaacctcgaggaggcgggcgaagtcaagtaacttttgccttctcaactcttaagagaatgggcgaaactgagtaccccaattttcttatctatccagcagaggagcgctgcacaagttcaaagacccttcgaagataatggaagacaatagttgtcaaatcctcaccaacggtgatcagtgctactgagagtagattgtccgcctcatttcccaacgaaatgccaatcgaaagcggaagtgatgcgaacctacttggatgtgacaactaactgaaagaagagtcaatgagcagattttgtggaggaaggacccaaaacatcagaagtttgcgaggcgatgctcgttaaagctccaacaagcatccacccagttcaagcagcatgtggaaattttgagagactgacgcagtaaggatggtcttttccttcatttggtggatctgcaggaatcaacgaggatcaatacaactcagccaaccccacaccagagtcagagtcattggcgagttgaagcagcatggcggatcaaaggttcgactactcagaaatagcagcggagagcagctaggagccaggaggcgcattgcagctggagcagaagattgaagactcagcaaaggcgaagagttgcagtgttcacaaaggcttcgacgaggatgtcgaagggataagtgggggagaatgtaacggacaaacttctaaacaaagatgttggatgtaatgcttatgtctgtccgttgtcttttggcatgttcatgccttgtacagcaggtagaggggcggccgaaggctaaatagtctcatgttagttgggttgatgacctctttaggcttgtaaataaaggttgtgtcatgtggacacgtgcgagagcttttcggtctgtaatggaccattctaccctttgttgtgcaactattcagagcttgtaaagtctgtttgtaatttgcattgtctatgaagtgtttttcggacatgtttgcttgtggatcccgattgaggcgttctctttaactcgttctctcttttgttggtcctaagggacaatgggaggcttcggggaggctgacctttgcggacggacgcgggagggtgccgcacgccttaggcaaaaccagctaaggtcgtgacagcttgGTACAGGCAGTACATCAGTACACCTCATTGGACCGTGTGTCAGTATATTCGGTATGGCTCGGTATGTATCATACTAACAACTGGTCGGTACATCGATATGTACCGGTAATACGAACCATGGTGCTTGATGTGTAACTTGGTAATATGCTAAAAAAGGATCTTTAAAGTCAACTCTGTTAAAATTTAGCAAAGCTCATTAATTGTGTTTGTATCTACATAACCAGACAGAGAAAGTATCAACCCAGGTTCCATGTATTTTCATCTAGCTGTTCCACACTAAAAACAAAATGAACTCTGTAGTCTGTACAGCCATCAACTAAAATCATAGTACTAGTCACATATGGATATCAAGAATTAAGAACCATCATAACTTGCATATATTATTAAACCACAAACTTCCATAATTCCATAGAATTGGTAACACAAGCTTTTTACCTTTAGATTGGCACCTTCCAAATTAGCTCCTTTAAGGTTGGCACCAGTCAGCTTCGCACTCTGAGAATATCAATAATTTGCACATGCAAGTTGATATATTATTACACATGGGGGTTAACATTGATTAAAGAAATAGCAAATAATTTACAAGCATGACTATAGATGATGAAGGGTTAATTAATAATTTACAAGCATGACTATAGTTTGAATCCCACAGAGACACAATTCCATGTGAATCACTTCTCAGATTTTCCCCTAACTTCCTGCTTTCCATCAACTCTCACCTCATGCTGTACCACCAGACTACTAATGTAGAACATGCCATCGAACATGCGTCCACAATGAACACTAAACTTCTTCACATGTTGTGTCCATCCAGACTCTGATTGCAATTCACTCCAAGACAGTCTAAAACATATGGAACTGCCAAAGATTATTACTCTTGCTTTCTCATCATAGTTATAATAGCTAGTTCAAAGAGTAGCCCCCACTAATTGTCAGCAAAGTTTTTGTTCCATGTTTAACTCACTAGCGGAGGTGAAAGTTTATAGTGTTATGATCTCATATTCTTAAGCTTACAGAGATAGCAAAAAAGCTCATGTTTAAAATTGATTTATGTAGTCATATTCTTCGAAACAGAGTGGTATAAATGGTTATTCAAGCACAAGTTAAACTGAAAAACTGTAGTCATACTAAAAAATAATACATCTTGTAAGTTGAACATTTattccaaaataaaaataattaataaaaaagcaggagagaaacacAAGAGTCATCCTCTTTATCAGaggttagaatcatagaaaattcagttggaaagctTTGTTTCCACAAAAATGAATCATGTGAGTTAGTGGCATGCTTGGCCCAGCACAATCATGTAAGTTGAATATTTTGACAGAATATTTCATTTCTGTTTTTTCTCATCGAATCCTAAAAAAGAAATAGATTTCACTGATCCAAATAAATTCTATGATAATCTTTATACATTTTTTACAAATATGGCTGAAAATTTATTGCAGATGTTAAGCTGATATCTGATAGCATAATCAAGAATTATATTGTGGTAATATTGTCTATTTTTTGAAAGTAATATGGTTGTCTCCTCAAAGAAGCCAAGTGTCATGGTTCGATGGGATAACTCAGCCGTTAATTTGATAGACCTAGAACCATCTGGCCTAAAATACTTGCACATAAACTAATGGTAATACATCCATTCTGATCCTGTAAACAAACTTAATTGTCCTTCCACATCGGATGTGGGATAAACTGAGGTGTCACACAAAGAGACATGATAGCAAGGTGGGGTTTGGAATCAATAATGAGGTTAAGaacattaaaaaaattacaaCCAAGTTATATGCCAAGGAAGATTTGCAAAACAATTATCACTTGAGGTCACTTGAAAAATGTACTCTCCACAAAAATGACCAAGAACTTGAAGGTAGAAGTCAAAGGCAGGTCCTATCCTTTCAAAATCAGAGTGAAAAAGGTCATAATGAATTAACAGCGTGTGGTCAGTTTCTTCACCAGAAAAACCTAAAACAACATTGCTGATATATACATAATGTTTTCAACCCTAGGCTTCATTTGCTTGAATCAATAAGTCCAGAAGTCAGAGATTAAAAGATGCATTGATTATGATACTTCAACCAGTATTGAAAAGATGGGCTGTTCAGTGACTAAATTCGATCATTGATCAAGAAGTTGTCCCTGACTCGATGACCTTGCTAGATATCAAATAGGCATGGCCACACACAAAATGAGGAGCAATATGAGATGAAGTAAACAAAATGAGTCCATATACAAAGGATTTAAAAATATTGGGTGTACCATCCAGTACGGTCTGGTATTTACCCATTTGATAGGGGACAGACGAGCCGACCAGGTGAGTTCATCCAGTTCGATTCGAAATGAGGGTACCAAATGGTACACTGTATTTCATGTGTACCAGAGACATACTAACCAGTTTGTTAATCTTTtaagtttttaatttttaaaatagttTTGCTATAAACAGCTGTGAACTACTATTGGCAGCAATCAACAACTGTTAACAGCCTGCTTTTACAGAGCTTGCCTCCTCTTGAAAATGTTTATATTTGTAAACACCACAGCTGTTTACAAAATGCTTTTATTGAGATCTTTGGCACACATACCTCTCCGCCGGATAGCTTTTCCAGTGCCTTCGTTATGAAACGTGAACATTCTGGTTTTCCAAACTGTGGATCATTACATCCATATTAAGACTGATTGGTCCTTGTAGAGCTATCCTCTTCTTCTGTCATAGCTGCAACCTTCACTGCTGTCACTGCCTCCGCCACCATCTTCACcacaccctcctcctcctccccaccttttctctccctctctctgtgGCCTGGATGTAATTGATCCAAACTGAGTTGAACCAATCCGACCACAAACCAGTATCAAACCCAGACTGAATTTTTAAACCATGCCAAGTCCAATGACAGCCTAAAATTTATCAGTACTATGACTTGGGTTTTTTATGGTGGACTCATACCTACATTTATCAAGATGATCTTGGAATGATAGATAGCATTCAGATATCATTTACAAATTGATTATCTATATTGCCCTTCAAGGAGGAAAAATTACGAAACTCTATGCACTATTAAGATTGTCATATCGTTAGtggatgtggatgacatcttttttcaaaaaaattcttGATTTAGCAGAAATTAATCTCATTATTTGTTTGTTAGGGATGTCCTTAGTCTCTGAAAACATTAATTATAACATAAACTAATATATTCCAGTCTTTGAGTTACCTACCACCAAAAATAACACCAGATATACTAATTTATTAAAATCCAGAAAATAGCATGGGCTCATAACAATATGTTGGTTAAGGTACAGAGATGAAACAACCTGTAAATGAGCCGAACGGAGGTCAGCTTCATAGAGACTACATCCAGTTAAGCATGCATCTGTATAATCATAAAATTCCAAACATAAATATTGCAGTTAATAAGATTTTGTCTCTTTTTCCCTTTCTGCCTCTAAATGTCATTTTTTTCTGCAATGGTACATGCtccaattataaaaaaatttaaacctATGACTCATTCAATCTAGGAGTTAAATTACAACATGCACAGTTCAGCATAACAGAAAAAagagggttaattacatattaaacCCTGTAGTTAATCACCTTTAATATCTTGAtccctatactttaaaaagttacattggcaTCTTTATAATTACAAAAGTGAAACATATAGGTCAATTTATCCTAACAACGTTAGTTTTATCagcgaaaatacaaaaataaatagtaaaaaggTAAATTTAACATTCCAATGATGGCAGACGATGGTGCCGCTGGCGTAGCCATCGCCGTCCGCCTCCTCTTCCCCACTATCGCCCAACACGTCGCCTCCCCCTCGCGCTCACCTCTCCCGCTATCGTCGTCGGTCAGAGCCCTCACGACCAATGACAACAGCGGGTGGGGTGAGcacaagaggaagaggaggcggcgACCAGAGCCCTCACGACCACCTCCACCCTATCCACATCCCTAAGGGGTGAGCGCGAGGGGAAGAGGAGGTGGACGGGGCAGAAGTGGCCATGAGGGCTTTGGCCGCAACCTTCTCTCCCCCTCGCATTCACCCCTCTTGCCATCGCCACTATCGTCGTCAACCATGAGGGCTCTGGTCGACAGCGACAACGAGAGGGGTGAGCGCGAGGGGAAGAGGAGGTGAACATGGCGGAGGCAACCGTGAGGGCTTTGGTCGCCGCCTCCTCTCCCCCTCACGCTCACCCCTCCCGTCGTTGCCACGATCGTCGTCAACCGTAAGGGCTCTGGCCGATGGCGTCAGCAGGAGTGGTGAACGCGAGCGGGAGAGGCGACGTGCTAGGCGGCAGCGAGGGAGAGGAGGCGAAGGGTGGCGATTATATTGGCATCGACGTCAGCGACACCATCGTCCGCCACCATTGGCGTCGTCCCCCATCACCGAAAtgttaaatttatcttttaatcctttatttttgtattttcattaataaaactAAAGTCGTTAGAATAAATGGGCTtacatgtttcactttcatagctACAGGGatatcaatataactttttaaactaTAGGGATCAGGATGCTAAAGGTGACTAACTACAGGggagtaatctataattagcctagAAAAGGACTTTTGATAGTTACTATCAAAAGTCTTCTAGAATAGTCCAAATGCTTCTATTATTTGCTCTTAATGATAAAATTTTCCTTCTCTAAGATAATTCAAAAACTAAGAATGAAGTGTTTAGCAACCATAAGATGATTACAGAAACTTCACAAAGTAATAGTGTTGTCGAAAGCATAAGCCCGCAGACCTATGAAGTTAAAGAAAATAAAGGCTGTGTGAAACAATAACAAGCAAAACAAAAGTAATgaccattttgacaaagagaaattCCATGTATAACATAATTAAAAGAAAGAAAGCAGTAGCTACCTTGCAGATTTGCACTTTGAAGATTAGCTCTATCTAATAAAGCTCCATGAAGATTTGCCCCAATAAGCTCACACCTGTGGTGGGTAAGACAAATAAGAGCAGGAGATGTTTAGCTACTATATAAGCCCCTGCGTTCTCCTAGTAATAATTAGATTTCACTAAGACGATAGAAGTCCTAACACAACTTAAAACCCCAAGCACTCACATTAACCTCCACACAAGTATAAAAAAAATGACAGGTGTACATTACTACCTCTAATGTTACTCTATAAACACAAGTGAAGAAAAAATATGACATGTTCCTTCAATAAACAAACAAGAATAGTTTTCAGGAGATGTCAAGCAATGATGAACTTTATCTGCAAAATGGTTAACAAAATATTATGGCATATATAATCAAGATACTGACACACCAAGAGAATTGTTCAGGTGTCATTGTTTTATCTTTCATGCTTGGTAGATTTGTAGATTTGAAGAAGCATTGGCCTCAAATGTAGTAAACCAAGCAACAAAATTTACACATCAAATGTagaattttttttggaaaaaataaACCAGAGATTTAAAACAAACAAAAATATTTGAATTTTGTTAACAAATCTTACTCACGCAAAATTGCATCTTGAAAGATTGAATCTTCCGCTTCTGCATCCTGTCACAGAAAAAATGATCCGTAAATCTAGTAGCATGTGCTACAGGAAAGCAGATGACAGTATTTGGTTAGGAACAAACTAAAATTCACGAGCATGCAAATGGATCAACTAGAAATATCAGGAATTATATGTCCTCCAATATGCAAAGACTAAGAGACAAGTAAATCTTGTGGTTTGTACAACTATTAGACAAGAAAATGTAATTAAATGATAGATGATAAACCTACATAAAAAGCTAAAAGATAAAGCATTGTTCAAGTCCTACCCCAAACTTAGCTTTTTGGAGATTAGCTCTTGAAAAATTGGTTTTCCGGATACAGGAATAACTGAAATCAACAAATGATAGATCCTGCAATGTAAAAAAGGGACAGATTACAATTCACTTACATGataattattcataaaaaataaccaACTCAATTAAAACATGGCCAAAGAAACCATTCTTGGTTTCCCAATTAGCTCATTGTTAATGATCCATGAGAACTACAAAGATGATTGAATTATAAACATTGAAAAAACAAATCAGACAGCTAGCTGAAAAAGGATTCCTTTAATATACTGATCTATAATGTCAAGTATGCAGCTAAAGATATCAAGAAAGTACAAGGTTTTttctatatgtttttttttttttttgagaaaaagaaACTCGATAGCCTTGGTTTGATCAGGAAAATATTGACTAATTCAGATTTATGGGCAGGAAGATAAGAACACCTTCATGTAACTAAAAGTAGCATTTTTGctgatggcttaacatctttaatCAATGTTCCGACTTTCAGCTTGTGTTTATCAGTGCATCTAAAACATAAAATTGAATAGCCAAGCTTTATCAGTGCATCTAAAAGATATAATCAACCTCAATTTCATATCTTAAATCCAAAAATGTGCAAACATCAAAAGAACTTCTTTATCAGATGGCTATGAATTGGATAAATGCATAACAATTCCAAATCATATACATATACAAGATCCAAAATGTGGCAACAAACAACAATGAGCACACAGgtccatattgatatcttacaagtTTAGAAAGATCAAGGCCAGAAAGATTCACGCCTCGAAACCTAACTCTGTCAGATTGAATGCATTTGATGATCTCCGTTCGTGATAATTCAGCCACTGAGCCATCATTgtcttttcttttgttcaaacTTGTGTTTATGTTGTCAACCAATCCCTGCAAATATTCATGACGACAAATATTATTATACTAGAACATAACAAAGGATTTGGAAATGTTAGAATCAAAAAGAAGACAGGCGACAATGGCTATGAGGAACAGTACATGTTTGCAAATGGAATTTTATCTGTGAAGATTCTGGATATTACATGATGTTA comes from Musa acuminata AAA Group cultivar baxijiao chromosome BXJ3-3, Cavendish_Baxijiao_AAA, whole genome shotgun sequence and encodes:
- the LOC135633734 gene encoding FH protein interacting protein FIP2-like isoform X2, which codes for MMGSGVPWPPSQVLLNVGGKKYATTVDTLTQREPESMLGAMFSGRHTVSTDDGMIFIDRDGKHFRHILNWLRDGIIPTLQDSEYQELLREAEYYQLLGLVDNINTSLNKRKDNDGSVAELSRTEIIKCIQSDRVRFRGVNLSGLDLSKLDLSFVDFSYSCIRKTNFSRANLQKAKFGDAEAEDSIFQDAILRECELIGANLHGALLDRANLQSANLQDACLTGCSLYEADLRSAHLQSAKLTGANLKGANLEGANLKGAKLNSANLQGANLQRAYLREVDLRDSKLDGAKLGGANLLGAIR
- the LOC135633734 gene encoding FH protein interacting protein FIP2-like isoform X1 → MMGSGVPWPPSQVLLNVGGKKYATTVDTLTQREPESMLGAMFSGRHTVSTDDVTGMIFIDRDGKHFRHILNWLRDGIIPTLQDSEYQELLREAEYYQLLGLVDNINTSLNKRKDNDGSVAELSRTEIIKCIQSDRVRFRGVNLSGLDLSKLDLSFVDFSYSCIRKTNFSRANLQKAKFGDAEAEDSIFQDAILRECELIGANLHGALLDRANLQSANLQDACLTGCSLYEADLRSAHLQSAKLTGANLKGANLEGANLKGAKLNSANLQGANLQRAYLREVDLRDSKLDGAKLGGANLLGAIR